The following are encoded together in the Bacillota bacterium genome:
- the thiE gene encoding thiamine phosphate synthase → MRRDKAFDCTLYLVTDTGLLAGRDFLSSVGEAIDGGVTMVQLREKSLCGRNFYELALALSALTRARRVPLIINDRLDIALAVDADGVHLGQDDLPARAAREVLGAGKLLGISAANFDEALQAERQGADYIGVGAMFPTTTKENVRSVSLLQLRVIKQALLIPVVAIGGITAANAPQVRDTGADGICVAKAILGARDIRGAALGLRQVWADKEEVN, encoded by the coding sequence ATGCGCAGAGATAAGGCCTTCGACTGCACACTCTACCTCGTGACCGATACGGGGCTACTGGCAGGTAGGGATTTTTTGTCCTCTGTGGGCGAGGCGATAGACGGTGGCGTCACCATGGTTCAGCTCAGAGAAAAAAGCCTTTGTGGGCGTAACTTTTATGAACTCGCTCTGGCTCTTAGTGCCTTGACTCGGGCACGACGCGTACCCCTCATCATCAACGATCGGCTAGATATCGCCCTAGCGGTGGATGCGGACGGGGTGCATCTTGGGCAAGACGACCTGCCAGCGAGAGCCGCGCGAGAGGTGCTCGGTGCGGGTAAGCTGCTCGGTATATCCGCAGCTAACTTTGACGAAGCTCTACAGGCAGAGCGGCAGGGTGCGGACTACATTGGGGTAGGGGCCATGTTTCCGACGACCACCAAAGAAAATGTACGCAGCGTTTCACTCTTGCAGTTACGGGTCATTAAGCAAGCGCTGTTGATTCCGGTGGTGGCCATAGGGGGTATCACCGCGGCGAATGCGCCGCAGGTGCGAGATACAGGTGCAGATGGCATCTGTGTCGCTAAGGCTATCCTCGGCGCAAGAGACATTAGAGGGGCTGCCCTAGGGCTTAGGCAAGTGTGGGCAGATAAGGAGGAAGTAAATTGA
- the thiM gene encoding hydroxyethylthiazole kinase → MEVVCRLAEIVAKVRGQRPLVHQITNYVSVNDCANIVLAYGGAPVMADDLEEVQEMVGIASALVLNIGTLNSRTVAAMLLAGRAANERGIPVVLDPVGVGATTLRTKTAQEIMSQVKLAVIRGNASEIAVLAGEEAVTRGVDAGGVQSGTLLFGSALAVSEQCVVAITGEHDIITDGRTTLVCSNGHPLMAKITGTGCMASALVGAAVGVTDDYLLATAAALVSMGLAGEYAARESGLSNLGSYRTHIIDYVGKFTHTDLQSGAKIHAQR, encoded by the coding sequence ATGGAAGTAGTTTGCCGTCTGGCAGAAATCGTAGCCAAAGTGCGGGGGCAGAGACCACTAGTACATCAGATCACTAACTATGTCAGCGTCAATGACTGTGCCAACATTGTTCTCGCCTACGGCGGGGCACCTGTTATGGCAGATGACCTCGAGGAAGTGCAGGAGATGGTAGGTATAGCCTCCGCGCTGGTCCTCAATATTGGCACTTTAAACTCACGCACTGTCGCGGCCATGCTCTTGGCAGGCCGAGCAGCCAATGAGCGTGGTATCCCCGTGGTGCTAGATCCAGTAGGAGTAGGTGCGACTACTTTGCGCACTAAGACAGCCCAAGAAATTATGTCGCAGGTAAAACTGGCTGTCATTCGCGGCAATGCCTCGGAAATTGCTGTTCTAGCAGGGGAAGAGGCGGTAACACGGGGGGTAGATGCGGGGGGTGTGCAAAGCGGCACGCTTCTGTTTGGCAGTGCCTTGGCAGTGTCAGAGCAATGTGTGGTGGCCATCACGGGGGAACATGACATTATCACTGATGGGCGCACTACATTGGTGTGCAGCAATGGCCACCCGTTGATGGCGAAGATTACCGGCACGGGCTGCATGGCTTCAGCTCTCGTGGGGGCTGCCGTTGGAGTAACAGACGATTACCTGCTCGCCACAGCCGCAGCCTTGGTCAGTATGGGGCTGGCGGGTGAGTATGCCGCGCGAGAAAGTGGTTTAAGCAATTTGGGGTCGTATAGAACACATATTATTGACTATGTCGGCAAATTCACCCATACCGACTTACAAAGCGGGGCCAAAATTCATGCGCAGAGATAA
- the thiD gene encoding bifunctional hydroxymethylpyrimidine kinase/phosphomethylpyrimidine kinase codes for MRTALTIAGSDSSGGAGIQADLKTFAAQGVYGMSVLTAVTAQNTCGVFAVQDIAPSLILAQLDAIYSDIPVHAVKIGMVSRRETIIALADALPRYGPVNLVIDPVMISKSGYQLLQSEAKEALVALLLPLADLVTPNIPEAEAIAGRPIATLDEMEQAARHLVARGARAALVKGGHLVGEAVDVLYDGERVSHFTSTRLATVHTHGTGCTLSAAIAAQLARGATLREAVRLAKAYISVAIEHAFPLGKGVGPTHHFYELYERAGLNISPKVEEE; via the coding sequence ATGCGCACCGCTCTCACTATCGCCGGCTCAGACTCTAGTGGTGGGGCGGGCATCCAGGCTGATCTTAAGACCTTTGCCGCGCAGGGCGTTTATGGCATGAGTGTGCTCACCGCTGTGACGGCGCAAAACACTTGCGGGGTTTTCGCAGTGCAAGATATTGCCCCCTCGCTGATCTTGGCACAACTTGACGCCATCTATTCCGACATCCCAGTGCATGCTGTGAAAATCGGCATGGTTTCACGTCGCGAGACGATCATCGCTTTGGCGGACGCCCTGCCAAGGTATGGCCCCGTGAACTTAGTTATAGACCCGGTGATGATCTCTAAGAGCGGGTATCAGTTGTTGCAGAGCGAGGCCAAGGAAGCGTTAGTTGCTCTGCTCCTGCCGCTCGCCGACCTGGTGACGCCCAATATTCCGGAGGCCGAGGCCATTGCCGGCCGCCCTATTGCCACCTTGGACGAGATGGAACAGGCGGCGCGACACCTTGTGGCCCGTGGTGCGCGCGCGGCCTTAGTTAAGGGGGGACATTTAGTCGGCGAGGCCGTCGATGTACTCTACGATGGCGAGAGGGTAAGCCACTTTACTTCCACCCGCCTAGCTACAGTGCATACTCATGGCACAGGTTGCACGCTCTCCGCCGCTATCGCGGCGCAGTTAGCGAGGGGGGCCACGCTTCGAGAGGCTGTTAGACTAGCTAAGGCCTATATTTCTGTGGCCATAGAGCATGCATTCCCGCTAGGGAAAGGCGTCGGGCCCACTCATCATTTCTATGAGCTGTATGAGCGAGCCGGGCTTAACATTTCACCCAAGGTTGAGGAGGAGTGA
- the thiW gene encoding energy coupling factor transporter S component ThiW: protein MDLKKLTLAAVLAAVGTVAATGVVIPFAGARLFPVQHAINVVAAVLLGPVHGVLTAFTVSLLRNLLGTGSLLAFPGSMIGAFVAALVYQRTKCAGKAVLGEVFGTGVLGALVAFPVAKILLGRDVAALVFVVPFLLSSLLGGATGYALLSALKMSVFKKFGLSGRA, encoded by the coding sequence ATGGATCTTAAAAAGCTCACCCTAGCTGCAGTACTGGCTGCGGTAGGCACTGTGGCGGCCACAGGGGTAGTTATCCCCTTCGCGGGGGCAAGGCTATTCCCGGTGCAACACGCCATCAATGTGGTGGCGGCAGTGCTGCTCGGCCCCGTACATGGCGTTCTTACAGCCTTTACGGTGTCGCTTTTGCGCAATCTACTCGGCACAGGGTCGCTACTAGCCTTCCCCGGTAGCATGATCGGCGCATTCGTGGCGGCCTTAGTTTACCAGCGGACGAAGTGTGCTGGTAAAGCGGTGTTAGGAGAGGTCTTCGGCACTGGTGTACTCGGCGCTCTCGTCGCTTTCCCCGTGGCCAAAATCCTGCTCGGCAGGGATGTTGCCGCCCTTGTATTTGTGGTGCCTTTTTTGCTGAGCAGCCTGCTCGGTGGTGCGACGGGCTACGCTTTGCTCTCGGCTCTCAAGATGAGTGTATTTAAAAAATTCGGCTTAAGTGGTCGGGCATGA
- a CDS encoding RnfABCDGE type electron transport complex subunit D, protein MKMMREMLTALVPVTLAALWFFRWPALFLLVVSVGAAVATEALWQTARKQPLKIKDLSAVVTGLLFGLSLSPSLPLYIAIVGSVFAVVVGKLLWGGFGKNLFNPALLGRLFIVLAFPGTMRPWLAPVDLVTTATPLQIFRADGAMASLVDLFTGQVAGSIGETSVVALLLGFAWLHHKKFANWRIPAGGALAVAALSVVAGQNPLFHLLSGSLLLGLFFMATDPVTSPRTQVGRWAFGAAIGVGIMAMRFFSPLPEGTTFAILGLNAAVPLINRYTMPAKKSAPVPAKAKPTEGV, encoded by the coding sequence ATGAAGATGATGCGCGAGATGCTTACCGCCTTGGTACCAGTGACTTTAGCGGCCCTGTGGTTTTTTCGGTGGCCCGCTTTGTTTCTCTTAGTTGTTAGCGTCGGAGCGGCCGTAGCCACGGAGGCCTTGTGGCAAACAGCGCGTAAGCAGCCCCTAAAAATCAAGGATCTCAGTGCCGTGGTCACGGGGCTACTTTTTGGTCTTAGTCTCTCTCCTTCTTTACCACTCTATATTGCCATAGTCGGCTCCGTCTTCGCCGTAGTTGTTGGCAAACTGCTTTGGGGTGGTTTTGGCAAGAATCTTTTTAATCCCGCTCTGCTCGGGCGCCTTTTCATCGTCCTAGCCTTTCCTGGCACAATGCGGCCATGGCTTGCTCCGGTAGACTTAGTGACGACAGCCACTCCCTTGCAGATTTTCCGGGCAGACGGCGCGATGGCGTCACTCGTAGATTTATTTACCGGGCAAGTGGCAGGCTCCATAGGTGAGACCTCGGTAGTAGCGTTACTCCTTGGCTTTGCTTGGCTACACCATAAGAAGTTCGCCAACTGGCGCATTCCCGCTGGTGGCGCGCTAGCCGTGGCAGCGTTGTCTGTAGTGGCAGGGCAAAACCCCTTGTTTCACCTCTTATCCGGCAGCTTGCTCCTCGGGCTTTTCTTTATGGCTACTGACCCGGTGACTTCCCCGCGCACCCAGGTAGGGAGATGGGCTTTTGGGGCTGCCATAGGAGTGGGGATAATGGCCATGCGCTTCTTTAGTCCCCTACCGGAAGGCACCACTTTTGCTATCCTAGGCCTTAACGCCGCGGTACCACTCATCAACCGCTACACCATGCCGGCGAAAAAATCTGCGCCGGTTCCGGCCAAAGCAAAGCCGACAGAAGGAGTCTAA
- a CDS encoding 2-oxoacid:acceptor oxidoreductase subunit alpha, with protein sequence MNIIIGGAAGQGMDTIAELLGKSLARVGRGVLLTKDYMSRVRGGHNFSTLAIGSATPWVTPETADLLIALNEETYAQHAHKLEPTGMVVYDPALFALVDGDQRGLPIALGAIARQSGGPLTVSAVATGAVLALLECDLLTTEALLQEKFSPELAAQNLSALQEGFDAMQKATEMRLALPAIATNATQIFLDGNQALGMSALGSGCRFLSAYPMTPATGVMTYLAAKQGQFEVVVEQAEDEIAAINMALGASYAGVRSMTTTSGGGFALMVEGLSLAGMTETPIVIVLAMRPGPATGLPTRTEQGDLNFAIFGGHGEFPRAVLSATHLEDAFYRLNKAFHLADKYQIPVIFLSDQQFADTARAVTPFDFSRLVYDQHLATASTAALPYQRYRLTEDGLSPRAIPGQFAGEVVLADSDEHDADGHIIEDAATRKLMMDKRMLRMTALAEEMDEPEWYGDQQADILLIGWGSTYGALREAVDALTRAGKPACLLHFADLWPLPTARVSELLPKARLSFCVENNATGQLAALISLETGLRMTHQILKYDGRPFSAAEIVREVWHNA encoded by the coding sequence ATGAACATCATAATTGGCGGAGCAGCTGGACAGGGTATGGACACCATTGCGGAACTGCTCGGCAAGTCCTTAGCGCGTGTAGGAAGAGGTGTCTTGCTAACCAAGGATTATATGTCCCGGGTAAGGGGTGGTCATAACTTTTCCACTCTCGCTATCGGGTCAGCCACACCATGGGTAACGCCCGAAACTGCCGATCTCTTAATCGCCCTTAATGAAGAGACCTATGCCCAGCACGCCCACAAGTTAGAACCTACGGGCATGGTGGTCTATGACCCCGCACTCTTTGCCCTCGTAGATGGCGACCAGCGTGGCTTACCCATCGCCTTGGGGGCCATAGCGCGTCAAAGCGGGGGGCCCTTAACCGTGAGTGCGGTGGCCACGGGCGCAGTGCTGGCCCTGCTCGAGTGCGATTTGCTGACAACAGAAGCCCTGCTCCAAGAAAAATTCTCGCCAGAGTTAGCAGCGCAAAATTTATCTGCTCTGCAGGAGGGCTTCGACGCTATGCAAAAGGCCACAGAGATGCGGTTGGCCTTGCCCGCCATAGCCACGAACGCCACGCAAATCTTTCTTGATGGCAACCAGGCCCTTGGTATGTCGGCGCTTGGTAGCGGCTGCCGTTTCCTTTCGGCCTACCCCATGACACCCGCCACCGGGGTCATGACCTACCTCGCCGCGAAACAGGGGCAGTTTGAGGTCGTAGTTGAACAAGCCGAAGATGAAATCGCCGCCATTAATATGGCGCTAGGCGCGTCTTACGCTGGCGTGCGCTCCATGACCACTACCTCAGGCGGCGGCTTTGCGCTGATGGTTGAGGGGCTTTCTCTCGCGGGCATGACCGAAACACCAATCGTAATTGTGCTCGCCATGCGGCCAGGTCCCGCAACGGGGCTACCGACTCGCACCGAGCAAGGCGACCTTAATTTCGCCATTTTTGGTGGGCACGGCGAGTTTCCGCGTGCGGTACTTTCCGCCACCCATTTAGAAGACGCTTTTTACCGGCTCAACAAGGCTTTTCACCTGGCTGATAAATACCAAATTCCGGTGATATTTCTCTCTGACCAACAGTTCGCCGATACCGCCCGCGCCGTTACGCCCTTTGACTTCTCGCGGCTAGTTTACGACCAACACTTGGCCACAGCTAGTACAGCCGCCCTACCCTATCAGCGCTACCGCCTAACGGAAGACGGTCTTTCACCGCGCGCCATTCCGGGGCAGTTTGCCGGCGAGGTGGTGCTCGCTGACAGCGACGAACACGATGCCGACGGCCACATCATAGAGGACGCCGCCACCAGAAAGCTGATGATGGACAAGAGAATGCTGCGCATGACAGCGCTCGCGGAAGAAATGGACGAGCCAGAGTGGTACGGCGACCAACAGGCCGACATACTGCTCATCGGCTGGGGCTCCACTTATGGGGCATTGCGCGAGGCCGTAGACGCCCTGACTAGAGCCGGCAAACCCGCCTGCCTGCTCCACTTTGCCGATCTTTGGCCTTTGCCAACGGCAAGGGTGAGCGAACTCTTGCCTAAAGCTAGATTAAGCTTCTGCGTAGAGAACAATGCCACAGGTCAGTTGGCAGCACTAATTAGTCTAGAAACAGGGCTGCGAATGACCCACCAAATTCTGAAGTACGATGGGCGCCCCTTTAGTGCAGCAGAAATTGTCCGGGAGGTGTGGCATAATGCCTAA
- a CDS encoding 2-oxoacid:ferredoxin oxidoreductase subunit beta — MPKAADYLSKETAWCPGCGNFAIRQAVAEVLAEMNLAPHEVLMCSGIGQAAKMPQYLRVNGFNGLHGRALPPAVGARVANTTLTVIVESGDGDTYGEGGNHFIHNIRRNPHLAHFVHDNQVYGLTKGQASPTSEVGMKTNVQTAGVYLPPFNPLAVALTMGAGFVARAFVGEKEHLKATMRAAITFPGYALVDILQPCPTFNKLNTYAWYKERVYFPTNHDQGDWNAALTLARQWGDRIPLGILYSVPRPTFEEQFPLLAGAPLAHRPFNPLDLAHVQDEFK; from the coding sequence ATGCCTAAGGCTGCAGATTATCTGAGTAAAGAAACGGCTTGGTGCCCGGGCTGCGGCAATTTCGCCATTAGACAGGCAGTGGCCGAAGTCCTGGCCGAAATGAACTTAGCACCTCATGAAGTACTAATGTGCTCTGGCATCGGCCAGGCCGCAAAAATGCCCCAGTATCTCAGGGTTAACGGCTTTAATGGACTGCACGGCCGCGCTTTGCCGCCCGCAGTCGGCGCGCGTGTGGCGAACACGACCTTGACCGTAATTGTGGAGTCAGGTGATGGCGATACCTACGGAGAAGGCGGAAACCACTTTATACACAACATTCGCCGCAACCCCCACCTAGCACATTTTGTGCACGACAATCAAGTATACGGCCTGACCAAGGGGCAGGCCAGCCCGACCAGTGAAGTTGGCATGAAAACTAATGTGCAGACGGCGGGCGTATACCTGCCGCCCTTTAACCCCCTGGCGGTGGCCCTGACCATGGGTGCAGGCTTTGTGGCACGCGCCTTTGTGGGAGAGAAAGAGCACCTTAAAGCGACTATGCGGGCAGCTATTACTTTTCCTGGCTACGCCTTGGTAGACATCTTGCAGCCTTGCCCTACCTTCAATAAACTAAATACCTATGCTTGGTACAAGGAGAGGGTCTACTTCCCCACCAACCATGACCAAGGCGACTGGAACGCTGCCCTGACCCTAGCTCGGCAATGGGGCGACCGGATTCCGCTCGGCATCCTGTACAGTGTGCCGCGCCCCACCTTTGAAGAGCAGTTTCCTTTACTGGCCGGAGCCCCCTTAGCGCACCGTCCTTTTAACCCCCTCGACCTAGCCCATGTCCAAGACGAATTTAAGTAA
- a CDS encoding ABC transporter permease has translation MQVEIKQIPAAKVSKAPPPGARLRAFLFDNMVVLLFVVLSAVGVWLSELPLGFVAMDLVSRIARNGFLILALLIPVMAGLGLNFAIVLGAMATQIAVIFVIHWGIGGVSGVLLTVALATPMAILFGILIGRLLNQTRGQEMITSMMAGFFANGLYMLLLMVMVGTVIPLRNPKLLLPHGIGILNTVDLGIIRQAVDNIYTMTFAGFMALLAGLLGAIGLWEHFRQRGRSRPRTPRALYFAVGAILAAASSLLTRSPDSSFAMVSIPLVTFAIIGLGCAFVGFISSTKLGQDFRSVGQDQHVAKVSGIDVDRTRLVAMVISTVMAAWGHALLLSNFGNLSTYGSHESVGVFAIAALLIGGATVTKATVGQALTGLLLFHTLFLVSPMAGRNLLGDAQLGEFFRAFVAYGVIAASLAMYAWKRTYAARKRLNS, from the coding sequence ATGCAAGTAGAGATTAAGCAAATCCCAGCCGCAAAAGTGTCTAAGGCCCCGCCGCCAGGCGCTCGCCTCAGGGCCTTCCTCTTTGACAATATGGTCGTGCTCTTGTTCGTCGTGCTCAGCGCAGTAGGTGTGTGGTTGTCCGAATTACCCCTCGGCTTCGTGGCCATGGACTTGGTGAGCCGCATTGCCCGCAATGGCTTCTTGATTTTAGCCTTGCTCATACCGGTCATGGCAGGCCTTGGTCTAAATTTTGCCATTGTTCTCGGCGCCATGGCCACACAAATAGCTGTCATTTTCGTAATCCACTGGGGCATAGGTGGAGTGTCCGGAGTCTTGTTGACCGTAGCACTGGCCACGCCGATGGCGATTTTGTTTGGCATCCTCATTGGTCGCCTGTTAAACCAGACGCGAGGTCAAGAGATGATTACCTCGATGATGGCCGGTTTCTTTGCCAACGGACTCTACATGTTGCTGCTGATGGTCATGGTGGGCACCGTAATCCCGCTGCGTAACCCGAAGTTGCTCTTGCCTCATGGTATCGGCATTTTAAACACAGTGGACCTCGGTATCATTCGGCAAGCTGTCGACAATATCTACACTATGACCTTTGCGGGCTTTATGGCGCTCTTGGCGGGGCTGCTTGGCGCGATAGGCTTGTGGGAGCACTTTAGGCAACGGGGCCGTTCTCGCCCTAGGACGCCTCGGGCGTTGTACTTTGCGGTCGGCGCCATACTCGCCGCGGCCTCCTCACTGCTGACGCGTTCGCCTGACTCTTCATTTGCCATGGTGAGTATACCCCTTGTCACCTTCGCTATCATTGGCCTAGGTTGTGCCTTTGTGGGCTTTATCAGTAGCACTAAGCTCGGGCAAGACTTTAGAAGTGTGGGCCAAGACCAGCATGTGGCCAAGGTATCTGGCATTGATGTTGACCGCACTAGGCTCGTGGCCATGGTTATTTCTACCGTTATGGCCGCTTGGGGGCATGCATTGCTCTTGTCTAACTTTGGCAATCTCAGTACCTATGGCAGCCATGAATCCGTGGGCGTTTTTGCCATTGCCGCACTCCTCATCGGCGGCGCGACTGTCACCAAGGCCACTGTGGGGCAGGCACTCACCGGCCTCCTTCTGTTCCACACGTTGTTCTTGGTATCGCCTATGGCGGGCCGTAACTTGCTCGGCGATGCACAACTAGGCGAGTTCTTCCGCGCTTTTGTCGCCTATGGTGTCATTGCGGCGTCACTAGCGATGTATGCGTGGAAGCGGACCTATGCTGCGCGCAAGCGGCTAAACTCTTAA
- a CDS encoding ABC transporter permease produces the protein MGNLWKNIVDNLGFARLVIIGFLIVLVFGAAYFEIPLGPLLSAALVRTGMNGIFVLAMLPTINSGIGPNFGLPLGILCGLVGSLLSIELDMRGMPAILFAAAVSIPLATVVGAAYGWLLNKVKGSEMMVSTYVGFSIVSLMNIGWIIMPFTSPEMRWPIGRGLRVTIALEERFASVLDELLAFDVAGVVVPTGLLLTFFLMCLLMWFFIRSKTGMAMRAVGDSKQFAVASGLNVDGYRLLGTIMSTVLGAVGIVVFSQSFAFIQLYEAPMTMGFPAAAAILIGGATVKRANILNVILGAFLFQSLLVVSLPVANKIITVGGVAEIARIIVSNGIILYALTQVGRGD, from the coding sequence GTGGGCAATTTATGGAAGAACATAGTTGACAACTTGGGTTTCGCCCGCTTAGTAATTATCGGCTTCCTCATCGTGCTTGTCTTTGGGGCGGCATATTTTGAAATACCCCTCGGGCCGCTGCTTTCAGCCGCGCTGGTGCGCACAGGAATGAACGGCATTTTTGTGTTGGCCATGCTGCCCACTATTAACTCGGGAATCGGGCCAAATTTCGGTTTACCCCTAGGTATCCTCTGTGGGCTAGTCGGGTCCCTGCTTTCTATTGAGTTAGATATGCGTGGCATGCCCGCCATACTTTTTGCGGCCGCCGTAAGCATACCCCTAGCCACTGTAGTGGGGGCAGCTTATGGCTGGCTACTGAACAAAGTAAAGGGTTCTGAAATGATGGTTAGTACTTATGTTGGTTTTTCCATCGTCTCACTAATGAACATCGGCTGGATCATCATGCCCTTTACCAGCCCCGAGATGCGCTGGCCCATTGGCCGTGGCTTGCGGGTAACGATTGCCCTCGAAGAGCGTTTTGCCAGTGTGCTAGATGAATTGTTGGCTTTCGATGTCGCTGGCGTGGTGGTTCCGACCGGTCTCTTGTTGACCTTTTTCTTGATGTGCTTGCTGATGTGGTTTTTTATACGCAGCAAGACAGGTATGGCTATGCGAGCTGTCGGTGATAGCAAGCAGTTTGCCGTCGCTAGTGGACTCAATGTCGATGGGTATCGTCTACTGGGCACGATCATGTCCACCGTTCTCGGCGCAGTTGGTATTGTGGTATTTTCACAGAGCTTTGCCTTTATACAGCTCTATGAAGCACCCATGACCATGGGTTTCCCGGCTGCCGCGGCAATTCTTATCGGGGGGGCTACAGTCAAGCGCGCCAATATTCTTAATGTTATTTTGGGCGCATTTTTGTTCCAAAGCCTCTTGGTGGTGTCGTTGCCAGTAGCTAACAAGATAATTACAGTGGGAGGCGTAGCGGAAATCGCGCGGATAATTGTCTCAAACGGCATTATTCTTTACGCCTTGACCCAAGTGGGCAGGGGTGATTGA
- a CDS encoding sugar ABC transporter ATP-binding protein, whose protein sequence is MQNIGKVYAGNRVLKDVNLQLKAGEIHAVLGENGAGKSTFMNILFGMSVIHSTGGFEGKIVIDGKDVSITSPYDAMNLGIGMVHQEFMLIPGFTITENIKVNREITRPNIASRLFGPKLESLDMDAMNRDARKALDTVGLNIEEWTKIAGMPVGLMQFVEIAREIDKANMKIIVFDEPTAVLTESEADTLLKAMQAIARSGIAILFITHRLDEVMTIADNITVLRDGELVRTLPKTETNTFQLAELMVGRKVEKIVQASENKVKEGIALSVRGLKVLMPGEEVQKVDLDVFEGEIIGIGGLGGQGKLGIANGIMGLYLAAGQVSVFGKPLQLNDTKAAYQAGLAFVSEDRRGVGLLLDSSIEMNIAFTAMQMRNRFLYRFGPFSHLAYGKIRRHAMEKIKELDIRCTGPMQLTRRLSGGNQQKVCIARALALDPKILFVSEPTRGIDVGAKKIVLEELVRLNRELGMTIVMTSSELAELRSICHRIAIVCHGAVEGVLSPDDNDVDFGLMMAGNYHKLRGREVV, encoded by the coding sequence ATGCAGAACATCGGCAAGGTCTACGCGGGCAACCGTGTACTGAAAGATGTCAATCTACAGCTAAAAGCAGGGGAAATACACGCCGTGCTCGGTGAGAATGGCGCCGGCAAGTCGACATTTATGAACATCCTTTTTGGAATGTCGGTCATTCATAGTACAGGCGGCTTTGAAGGCAAAATTGTTATCGATGGTAAAGACGTGAGTATTACCTCGCCATATGATGCCATGAACCTAGGTATCGGCATGGTGCACCAAGAGTTTATGCTTATTCCGGGGTTTACGATTACCGAGAACATCAAAGTTAATCGTGAGATTACGCGGCCAAATATTGCTAGCCGCCTCTTTGGGCCGAAACTCGAGAGCCTTGACATGGACGCGATGAACCGCGACGCCCGCAAAGCCCTCGACACTGTAGGCCTGAACATTGAGGAATGGACTAAAATCGCGGGGATGCCGGTTGGCCTGATGCAATTTGTCGAGATTGCGCGAGAAATCGACAAGGCCAATATGAAGATCATTGTCTTTGACGAGCCGACGGCGGTGCTCACAGAAAGTGAAGCCGATACTCTGCTCAAGGCCATGCAGGCAATCGCCCGTTCTGGAATCGCCATTCTCTTTATCACCCATCGTCTCGACGAAGTAATGACCATCGCCGATAATATCACCGTACTCAGGGACGGTGAGTTAGTACGCACCTTGCCCAAGACGGAAACGAATACCTTTCAGCTGGCCGAGCTTATGGTAGGGCGCAAAGTAGAGAAGATCGTGCAGGCGAGTGAAAACAAAGTCAAAGAAGGCATCGCCTTGTCTGTGCGTGGCCTTAAAGTGCTTATGCCGGGAGAAGAAGTGCAAAAGGTTGACCTCGATGTCTTTGAGGGCGAAATAATCGGCATTGGTGGTCTAGGCGGGCAAGGCAAGCTTGGCATAGCCAACGGCATCATGGGGTTGTATCTGGCCGCGGGGCAGGTCAGTGTTTTTGGCAAGCCACTGCAGTTAAACGATACTAAGGCCGCCTACCAAGCCGGCTTAGCCTTTGTCTCAGAAGATCGCCGTGGGGTAGGCCTCTTGCTCGATTCCTCCATTGAAATGAATATTGCCTTTACGGCCATGCAAATGCGCAACCGTTTCTTGTACCGCTTCGGCCCATTTTCGCACCTGGCCTATGGGAAAATTAGGCGACACGCCATGGAAAAAATCAAGGAGTTAGACATTCGCTGTACGGGGCCCATGCAGTTGACGCGGCGCTTAAGCGGCGGCAATCAGCAAAAAGTCTGTATTGCCCGTGCTTTAGCTCTAGACCCTAAGATCCTCTTTGTGTCGGAGCCGACGCGTGGTATTGACGTAGGCGCCAAGAAGATAGTCTTAGAAGAGCTAGTGCGACTTAACCGCGAGCTCGGGATGACCATTGTTATGACTTCGAGCGAGTTAGCGGAACTCCGCTCCATATGTCATCGCATTGCCATCGTCTGTCATGGTGCGGTCGAAGGCGTGCTCTCACCAGACGATAACGATGTTGACTTTGGTTTGATGATGGCCGGCAATTACCACAAGCTGCGCGGCAGGGAGGTAGTGTAG